A stretch of the Neptunomonas phycophila genome encodes the following:
- a CDS encoding substrate-binding domain-containing protein: MALMLLKRFFAVACFALFFSVPSIAAQIKLGVSIPSFEDRWLTILRNAMQNHAQNSDIELVFMNAENQVDMQFSHVEAFIADGVDGLIVIPVNTDATVQISDDASKAVTPLVFLNRMPINVDSLPSLQRVVLPDEQESGELQANQVCKVLGGQGAIGIITGDISSASALMRTKDIHDVISIRPCNQLILRAEQESDWTREGGYQVMKGWLESGIELDGVVANNDEMALGAIQALKEAQVPMESIVVAGIDATPAALASMQKNELDISVYQDANAQAATAIQVVMDLLLTKIDPGGSIVTWIPFKLVVPSNLGEFTSQ, from the coding sequence ATGGCTCTTATGCTCCTCAAAAGGTTTTTCGCAGTCGCGTGCTTTGCGCTATTTTTTTCAGTTCCCTCAATCGCTGCTCAAATAAAATTGGGTGTATCCATACCGTCGTTTGAAGATAGATGGCTTACGATTTTACGCAATGCTATGCAAAATCATGCACAAAATTCTGATATTGAACTGGTTTTTATGAATGCAGAAAACCAAGTGGATATGCAGTTCTCGCATGTAGAGGCATTTATCGCTGACGGGGTAGATGGCTTAATCGTTATTCCTGTAAACACGGATGCCACTGTTCAAATAAGTGATGATGCATCAAAAGCGGTTACCCCTTTGGTTTTCTTAAACCGAATGCCAATTAATGTGGACTCGTTGCCGAGTCTGCAACGGGTCGTTTTACCTGATGAGCAAGAATCAGGTGAGCTGCAAGCTAATCAGGTATGTAAAGTCTTAGGTGGGCAAGGGGCTATTGGGATCATAACGGGTGATATTTCCTCGGCTTCGGCGCTAATGCGCACTAAGGATATCCATGATGTTATTTCTATCCGTCCCTGTAATCAGTTAATCCTAAGAGCAGAGCAAGAGTCTGATTGGACAAGGGAAGGGGGTTATCAAGTAATGAAAGGCTGGCTGGAGTCTGGTATAGAACTAGACGGAGTGGTCGCTAATAATGATGAAATGGCTTTAGGGGCTATTCAGGCGCTAAAAGAGGCACAAGTGCCCATGGAAAGTATCGTGGTAGCTGGGATAGATGCTACACCCGCTGCATTAGCCTCGATGCAAAAAAATGAACTGGATATATCGGTCTATCAGGATGCCAACGCCCAAGCCGCAACAGCGATTCAAGTGGTAATGGATTTGTTGCTTACAAAGATAGACCCCGGAGGTTCTATTGTTACGTGGATTCCATTTAAGTTGGTCGTACCCAGTAATTTGGGGGAGTTTACCAGCCAATAG
- a CDS encoding bifunctional 5-dehydro-2-deoxygluconokinase/5-dehydro-2-deoxyphosphogluconate aldolase, giving the protein MSTEKTLDLICLGRAAVDIYGEQIGSRLEDVNSFAKYLGGSSGNIAFGTARLGLKSAMLTRVGDEHMGRFVREELARAGVDTSHVITDKERLTGLVLLGIKDQETFPLIFYRKDCADMAVDSSDFSPEFIASSKALLITGTHLSTEQTLTTSKTALEYAKAHGTKCVLDIDYRPVLWGLTSLGDGETRFVSNESISKHLQSILPDFDLIVGTEEEIHIAGGSTDTITALKTIRSLTPATIVLKLGALGCTVLDDDIPSSESDFDVFTGVRVDVLNVLGAGDAFLSGFLRGWLRNETHQQSCTYANACGALVVSRHGCAPAIPSAEELDAYIARAESIPRPDLDNELNYLHRVTTQRKAIEWKDLCILAFDHRKQLFDMAREVGADPARISDLKRLLVKATEIGSQRIGSSQVGVLCDDTYGQAALNDVTGRDWWIGRPVEFPSSRPIELEGGRSIGSRLKNWPREHIVKCLVFYHPADQIDMRAQQERQVIELYNACCASGHELLLELIPPKDSEINDDIYINAMQRFYNLNVRPDWWKLPPQSKANWQRISDLIANRAPHCRGVVMLGLDAPAEELKKGFMDSAGFDICKGFAIGRTIFSEPSRKWLGGEYNDEQFINAIVENYLELVATWKLRNSQSS; this is encoded by the coding sequence ATGAGTACTGAAAAGACTCTGGACCTGATCTGCCTCGGTCGTGCGGCAGTGGATATTTACGGCGAACAAATTGGGAGCCGACTTGAAGATGTAAATAGTTTTGCAAAATACTTAGGTGGCTCATCAGGGAACATCGCTTTTGGCACTGCCCGCCTAGGTCTAAAAAGCGCCATGCTCACTCGTGTAGGTGATGAGCACATGGGGCGCTTTGTTCGCGAAGAGTTAGCCCGTGCTGGCGTTGATACCAGCCATGTTATTACTGATAAAGAGCGCTTAACTGGCCTTGTACTTCTAGGGATTAAAGACCAGGAAACGTTCCCACTCATTTTTTATCGCAAAGACTGTGCCGACATGGCCGTCGACTCGAGCGATTTCTCGCCTGAGTTTATAGCTTCTTCAAAAGCACTATTAATAACAGGCACCCATCTATCTACGGAACAGACACTAACCACCAGTAAAACTGCACTAGAATACGCCAAAGCACACGGTACAAAGTGTGTTCTGGATATCGATTACCGGCCGGTACTTTGGGGCTTAACAAGCCTAGGTGATGGTGAAACACGCTTTGTCTCCAACGAAAGCATCAGCAAACACCTTCAAAGTATCCTGCCGGATTTTGATTTGATTGTCGGAACTGAAGAAGAAATTCATATAGCAGGTGGCAGTACCGATACGATTACAGCACTTAAAACTATCCGCTCGCTAACCCCTGCAACCATAGTGTTAAAGTTAGGCGCATTGGGCTGCACCGTCTTGGATGACGATATTCCAAGCAGTGAAAGTGACTTTGATGTCTTCACCGGTGTACGAGTGGACGTGCTCAATGTACTTGGGGCCGGAGATGCATTTTTAAGCGGCTTTCTTCGTGGCTGGCTACGCAACGAAACGCATCAGCAATCTTGTACCTACGCCAATGCATGCGGCGCCTTAGTCGTTTCCCGACACGGCTGTGCGCCAGCCATTCCTAGCGCAGAAGAGTTAGATGCCTATATCGCTAGAGCTGAGTCTATTCCGCGCCCCGATTTAGACAACGAACTCAATTATTTGCACCGCGTGACTACCCAGCGAAAGGCCATAGAATGGAAAGACCTATGCATATTAGCGTTTGATCACCGCAAGCAGTTATTCGACATGGCGCGCGAAGTCGGTGCCGATCCTGCCCGTATTAGTGATTTAAAACGTTTATTGGTCAAAGCTACGGAAATCGGTTCTCAGCGCATTGGCTCAAGCCAAGTGGGTGTCCTTTGTGATGACACATACGGACAAGCCGCATTGAATGATGTTACGGGTCGCGATTGGTGGATTGGACGCCCTGTCGAGTTTCCAAGCTCCCGCCCTATTGAATTAGAAGGTGGACGCAGCATCGGATCACGGCTAAAAAACTGGCCTCGTGAGCATATTGTTAAATGTTTGGTGTTTTATCACCCCGCTGACCAAATCGATATGCGCGCACAGCAAGAACGCCAAGTTATTGAGCTATACAATGCCTGTTGCGCATCCGGCCACGAGTTATTACTGGAGTTAATTCCGCCAAAAGATAGCGAAATTAATGATGATATATACATCAACGCCATGCAGCGTTTTTACAACCTCAACGTCCGTCCTGACTGGTGGAAATTACCACCTCAATCAAAAGCCAACTGGCAGCGAATCAGCGATTTAATTGCAAACAGGGCTCCTCATTGTCGTGGTGTTGTAATGTTAGGGCTCGATGCTCCCGCTGAAGAGCTTAAGAAAGGATTTATGGATAGCGCAGGGTTTGATATCTGCAAAGGCTTTGCTATAGGACGCACTATCTTCAGCGAGCCTAGCCGAAAGTGGTTAGGTGGCGAATATAACGACGAGCAATTCATCAACGCTATTGTCGAAAACTACCTTGAGTTAGTGGCCACTTGGAAACTACGAAACAGCCAATCTAGCTAG
- the iolD gene encoding 3D-(3,5/4)-trihydroxycyclohexane-1,2-dione acylhydrolase (decyclizing) → MKTIKLTMAQAVIRYLMAQKVEIEGEIKPMFAGCWAIFGHGNVAGLGEALYHVKEELPTYRAHNEQAMAHSAIAYAKTMNRQQMMMCTASAGPGSVNMVTAAAVAHVNRIPVLFLPGDTFATRMPDPVLQQVENFHDQTLTSNDCFRPVSRFFDRITRPEQLLTSLPQAIRVLTDPIECGPATLGMPQDVQTMAFDYPASFFDEKVHHLRRQAPDNRELENAITMIKQAKKPVVIAGGGLHYSGALKEFDQFVSTYHLPVGETQAGKGALPWDHSQNMGSIGVTGAASTNALCSESDLIIAVGTRLGDFTSGSRALLNPDAKIICLNVASFDAIKHKAQPLVGDAKLTLAQLTDALDDWAPDGQWIEKAEQLRAQWQKSVDIATTDRGTNLPTDAECVGAVNRAAGENDIVVCAAGGLPGELQKLWRTRYDKGYHMEYGYSCMGYELAGGLGVKMAKPQSEVFVMVGDGSYLMLNSEIATSVMLGQKIIMVVLDNRGYGCIHRLQQSCGGPGFNNLLDDCLTTENGAPKTDFAAHAAALGARSEKVNNISELEAALERAKASDISYLITLDTDVTPQWEDGGTWWDVAVAEVSQRDHVNEARKRYESFKARQLQNL, encoded by the coding sequence ATGAAAACAATAAAACTCACCATGGCACAAGCGGTAATCCGCTATCTAATGGCTCAAAAAGTAGAAATCGAAGGCGAAATTAAACCCATGTTTGCGGGATGCTGGGCAATCTTCGGCCACGGAAATGTCGCCGGTTTAGGCGAAGCGCTGTATCACGTAAAAGAGGAACTCCCTACCTACCGTGCGCACAACGAACAGGCAATGGCACACTCAGCCATTGCTTATGCTAAAACCATGAATCGCCAACAAATGATGATGTGCACAGCATCCGCAGGCCCTGGCTCCGTGAATATGGTAACAGCAGCCGCCGTTGCGCATGTGAACCGTATACCTGTCTTGTTTTTACCGGGCGATACATTTGCAACACGCATGCCTGATCCTGTTTTGCAGCAAGTGGAAAACTTCCATGACCAAACACTCACATCAAACGATTGTTTCCGACCTGTTAGCCGCTTCTTTGACCGCATAACAAGACCGGAGCAATTGTTAACGTCATTGCCACAAGCTATTCGTGTACTCACAGACCCCATCGAATGTGGCCCAGCGACACTGGGTATGCCCCAAGACGTTCAGACAATGGCGTTTGACTACCCTGCCTCATTTTTTGACGAAAAAGTGCACCATCTGCGCCGTCAAGCACCTGACAACAGAGAGCTAGAAAACGCCATTACTATGATCAAGCAGGCGAAAAAGCCAGTGGTCATTGCTGGGGGCGGCTTGCATTACTCCGGTGCACTGAAAGAGTTTGATCAATTTGTGAGCACTTATCATTTACCGGTGGGTGAGACCCAAGCGGGCAAAGGCGCTTTGCCATGGGATCATTCGCAAAACATGGGCAGTATCGGTGTGACAGGTGCCGCTTCTACCAATGCGTTATGCAGTGAGTCCGATCTGATTATCGCCGTGGGGACTCGCTTAGGGGATTTCACATCCGGCTCTAGAGCATTATTGAACCCCGATGCCAAAATTATTTGTTTAAACGTCGCTTCATTCGATGCCATCAAGCACAAAGCTCAACCTTTAGTAGGTGATGCAAAACTGACATTGGCACAACTCACTGACGCACTCGACGATTGGGCCCCTGATGGCCAGTGGATTGAGAAAGCGGAACAGTTGCGTGCGCAATGGCAGAAATCAGTCGATATCGCGACTACAGACCGTGGAACAAACCTCCCTACGGATGCTGAATGCGTAGGAGCCGTTAACCGTGCTGCTGGCGAAAACGATATTGTCGTTTGTGCAGCTGGCGGCCTACCTGGCGAACTACAAAAGCTCTGGCGCACACGATATGACAAAGGCTACCACATGGAATATGGCTATTCATGCATGGGATATGAATTAGCCGGCGGCTTAGGTGTAAAAATGGCTAAGCCTCAATCCGAAGTATTCGTGATGGTCGGAGACGGCTCCTATTTAATGCTCAATTCCGAAATTGCCACCTCCGTCATGCTTGGGCAAAAGATCATTATGGTTGTACTTGATAACCGCGGCTATGGATGTATTCATCGTCTACAGCAATCGTGCGGCGGTCCGGGCTTTAACAACTTGCTTGATGATTGCTTAACCACAGAAAACGGCGCCCCTAAAACTGACTTTGCAGCCCATGCAGCAGCACTGGGAGCGCGCTCCGAAAAGGTCAACAATATTAGCGAACTTGAAGCCGCCTTAGAGCGTGCGAAAGCATCGGATATCAGCTATTTAATCACGCTAGATACTGATGTGACGCCGCAGTGGGAAGACGGTGGTACTTGGTGGGATGTTGCTGTTGCTGAAGTATCCCAAAGAGATCATGTCAACGAAGCCCGCAAACGCTACGAAAGCTTTAAAGCACGCCAGCTCCAAAATTTGTGA
- the iolE gene encoding myo-inosose-2 dehydratase has product MSVRIGINPLSWTNDDLPTLGAETPLEVCLSEGKQAGFSGFELGNKFPRQPEVLGPILDSHQLDLVSGWFSGELLTRSVEEEIEAIEDHLHLLKTLGAKVMVYCEVTGCIHGQQGTPLSHRPRISEAEIAALGEKLTKVAEYTLSQGVQIAYHHHMGTVIESEAEVDLLMKYTSPAVGLLLDTGHLTFAGGDPIAVQKRHADRIVHVHCKDLREAVLKDAKNRDLSFLDAMLNGVFTVPGDGFIDYLSIFNGLKASNYQGWLVVEAEQDPAVAHPLTYATLGANNLKKFCAESGLNLVD; this is encoded by the coding sequence ATGAGTGTACGCATCGGTATAAACCCTCTTTCTTGGACCAATGATGACCTGCCAACACTGGGTGCAGAAACGCCATTAGAAGTTTGTCTAAGTGAAGGTAAACAAGCTGGTTTTTCAGGCTTTGAACTAGGTAATAAATTTCCACGCCAACCCGAAGTGCTTGGTCCCATTCTAGACAGCCACCAACTAGATCTTGTTTCTGGTTGGTTTAGCGGTGAGTTACTAACCCGTAGCGTCGAAGAAGAGATCGAAGCTATCGAAGATCATTTGCATCTATTAAAAACCTTAGGTGCAAAAGTAATGGTCTACTGCGAGGTAACAGGCTGTATTCATGGTCAACAGGGCACTCCCCTCTCTCATCGCCCACGTATTAGTGAAGCAGAGATAGCAGCATTAGGCGAAAAACTCACTAAGGTTGCCGAATATACCTTGTCTCAAGGTGTCCAGATTGCCTACCACCATCACATGGGGACGGTTATTGAATCCGAAGCCGAGGTGGATCTTTTAATGAAGTACACCAGCCCCGCCGTTGGACTGCTGCTGGACACAGGACACTTAACATTTGCCGGTGGTGATCCGATCGCCGTTCAAAAAAGACATGCCGATCGCATCGTCCATGTTCATTGTAAAGACCTACGTGAAGCCGTTCTCAAAGATGCCAAAAACCGTGACTTGAGTTTCCTTGATGCGATGTTAAACGGTGTGTTTACTGTCCCTGGAGATGGTTTTATTGATTATCTAAGCATCTTTAATGGACTTAAAGCCTCGAACTATCAAGGCTGGTTAGTTGTTGAGGCCGAACAAGACCCTGCCGTCGCACACCCGCTCACCTACGCGACATTAGGTGCTAACAATCTTAAAAAATTCTGCGCGGAATCCGGATTAAACCTCGTCGATTAA
- a CDS encoding CoA-acylating methylmalonate-semialdehyde dehydrogenase, producing MNTLGNYINGQHTESNSGRVAPVFNPATGEQTRQVVLSSADETRAAIASAQEAFAKWRAVTPLNRARVMFKFKALLEQHADELAEMITAEHGKVFSDAKGEVTRGLEVVEFACGIPHLQKGEHSLNVGRGVDSMSLMQPLGVCAGIAPFNFPAMVPMWMFPVAIACGNTFVMKPSEKDPSVPLRLAELLTEAGLPEGVFNVVNGDKESVDVLLSDDRVQAVSFVGSTPIAEYIYSTASANGKRVQALGGAKNHMIVMPDADPEQVVGSLMGAAYGSAGERCMAISVAVCVGDEVADNLVKRIGEEIDTMRVGPGVGLPEEAHMGPVISKVHADKVKEYITSGVEEGATLLRDGREFVCKGNENGYFVGPTLFDNVKRGMRIYEEEIFGPVLCVVRAESYAEAVQMINEHEYGNGTAIFTRDGDTARQFCEEIQVGMVGVNVPIPVPMAFHSFGGWKRSLFGPLHMHGPDGVRFYTRMKTVTARWPTGLRAGAEFSMPTMK from the coding sequence ATGAATACACTAGGCAATTACATCAATGGCCAACACACAGAGAGTAATAGCGGCCGAGTAGCGCCGGTGTTCAACCCCGCAACGGGAGAACAAACCCGACAAGTCGTGTTGTCCAGCGCTGATGAAACGCGAGCAGCTATCGCCTCTGCACAAGAAGCCTTTGCTAAATGGCGTGCTGTTACACCGCTTAATCGTGCACGTGTTATGTTCAAATTTAAGGCCTTACTAGAGCAGCACGCCGATGAATTAGCAGAAATGATTACGGCTGAGCATGGTAAGGTTTTCTCCGATGCTAAAGGTGAAGTAACACGCGGCTTAGAAGTGGTCGAGTTTGCCTGCGGTATTCCGCACCTTCAAAAAGGAGAGCATAGCCTTAATGTGGGCCGTGGTGTGGACAGCATGTCACTTATGCAGCCTCTTGGCGTTTGTGCAGGCATCGCACCGTTTAACTTCCCTGCCATGGTGCCTATGTGGATGTTCCCAGTTGCTATTGCTTGCGGTAACACCTTCGTGATGAAGCCATCAGAAAAAGACCCTTCAGTGCCATTGCGCTTGGCTGAACTGCTAACAGAAGCGGGCCTACCTGAAGGCGTATTCAACGTAGTGAACGGCGATAAAGAATCGGTAGATGTGCTTTTATCCGATGATCGTGTACAAGCCGTAAGCTTTGTAGGCTCAACGCCTATTGCCGAATACATTTACTCGACAGCATCAGCCAACGGCAAGCGCGTACAAGCACTCGGTGGCGCTAAAAACCATATGATTGTTATGCCCGATGCCGATCCAGAACAAGTGGTTGGCTCACTTATGGGAGCCGCATACGGTTCGGCTGGTGAGCGCTGCATGGCTATCTCTGTTGCCGTGTGCGTTGGCGATGAAGTGGCAGACAACCTAGTAAAACGTATCGGTGAAGAAATAGACACTATGCGTGTGGGCCCGGGTGTAGGCTTACCTGAAGAAGCACATATGGGCCCTGTTATCTCAAAAGTCCATGCTGACAAAGTAAAAGAATACATCACCTCTGGTGTCGAAGAAGGCGCTACCCTATTACGCGACGGCCGCGAGTTTGTATGCAAAGGGAACGAAAATGGCTACTTTGTAGGCCCTACCCTGTTTGATAACGTAAAACGCGGTATGCGCATTTACGAAGAAGAAATCTTTGGCCCCGTTCTATGTGTAGTCCGCGCCGAAAGCTATGCAGAAGCCGTGCAAATGATCAATGAGCACGAATACGGCAACGGTACCGCTATCTTTACGCGTGATGGCGATACAGCCCGTCAGTTCTGCGAGGAAATCCAAGTTGGTATGGTCGGTGTAAACGTGCCAATTCCAGTCCCGATGGCCTTCCACAGCTTTGGTGGTTGGAAACGCTCGTTGTTTGGTCCATTACATATGCATGGCCCAGATGGCGTTCGCTTTTACACGCGCATGAAAACTGTAACCGCTCGCTGGCCAACCGGCTTACGTGCTGGAGCTGAGTTTTCAATGCCAACCATGAAATAA
- a CDS encoding acyltransferase family protein, with protein sequence MFGAYRAFLAMAVVIQHLLLVPVIGQYAVHGFFILSGYLMTYVMQHTYGYSWMGYKRFGVNRFLRLYPAYWAILSLSLVIILILGEDITRSYRRFIYLPSSAQEWFQNISLLYFSVFPGQVEPRFSPPTWALTIELIFYVLIMLGISKNRQITWVWFYTSALYMALTHIQQWGDSARYSSILAGSLPFAVGALIYHYRQQLETKSMFLASNYVVLALLLAFIINAFLAASIRYERDESVLMELAHHVSFYLNYMVNALLVVMLIRGRFPLVNRRVDGWLGDLSYPTYLFHWLAGLAVSMMIWGEPLRGDSYQGIITFVGACLLCVVLSVFITYVVDRPLKRVRAAVKASA encoded by the coding sequence TGCCCGTTATTGGGCAATATGCGGTACATGGCTTTTTTATTTTAAGTGGCTATCTAATGACCTATGTGATGCAGCACACATATGGTTATTCATGGATGGGCTACAAGCGTTTTGGTGTTAATCGTTTTTTACGTTTATACCCTGCTTATTGGGCTATTTTGTCGCTGTCGTTGGTGATTATTCTTATATTGGGTGAAGATATTACTCGAAGTTATCGCCGCTTTATTTATCTGCCATCGTCAGCACAAGAGTGGTTTCAAAACATTTCCTTGTTGTATTTCAGCGTATTTCCTGGGCAGGTCGAGCCCCGTTTTTCCCCTCCAACGTGGGCGCTAACAATAGAGTTAATTTTCTATGTACTCATAATGTTGGGTATCTCTAAAAATAGACAAATTACTTGGGTATGGTTTTATACAAGTGCGTTGTATATGGCGCTTACTCATATTCAACAGTGGGGTGATAGTGCTCGTTATTCATCAATATTGGCTGGCAGCTTACCGTTTGCGGTAGGTGCGTTGATTTATCACTATCGCCAACAATTAGAGACTAAGAGCATGTTCCTAGCGTCTAATTATGTAGTACTGGCTTTGCTTTTGGCTTTTATTATCAATGCCTTTTTAGCCGCTAGTATCCGATATGAAAGAGATGAGAGTGTGCTAATGGAGCTGGCTCACCATGTTAGCTTCTACCTTAATTATATGGTTAACGCTTTGCTGGTAGTTATGTTAATTAGAGGTCGATTCCCATTAGTTAACCGGCGAGTTGATGGCTGGTTGGGGGATTTAAGTTACCCTACCTATCTCTTTCATTGGCTGGCAGGGCTGGCTGTGTCGATGATGATTTGGGGCGAGCCGCTTAGAGGAGATTCGTATCAAGGGATCATTACTTTTGTGGGGGCTTGTCTATTGTGTGTTGTGTTATCGGTATTCATTACTTACGTTGTTGATAGGCCGCTGAAGCGCGTTCGTGCAGCCGTAAAAGCGTCAGCCTAG